A genomic segment from Deinococcus multiflagellatus encodes:
- a CDS encoding restriction endonuclease subunit S — MNSEGSLPDGWAETTVGQVIELNPKNEEADDTRSGFISMSNLGTRFHDVPQFEERPWGDVKKGYTHFKSGDVLLAKITPCFENGKSGIPADLPNGIGAGSTEFFVCRPHAMTIHPQLLLAFFQTERFLRDGEVNMSGSVGHKRVPKDFLIEQRLPLPPLPEQIRIADKLDTLLARVEAGRERLERVPKLVKQFRQAVLSAAVSGELTREWRGGADHKWVTGPIGSFGAAILGRQRSPKYHEGANMRPYLRVQNVFEDFIDINDVMEMVFDDKDFRTYKLEHGDILLNEGQSPHLLGRPAMFRNEVKDACFTNTLIRFRSGPNITPQFALYTFRHYMHSGVFRGEGAITTNIAHLGLGRFTSLQMSVPPLDEQAEIVHRVEALFAIADRLEARYQAALTSFDRLTPALLAKAFRGELVPQDPSDEPASVLLERIQTQRAQEGTGVKKGRKPKATAPTEGDSPKRRGRPPKAEAEGVDASEPKRRGRPPKARADGASVPQASSMEDAIRLLQERGQQRAEGTRQVSLFSEEVTS, encoded by the coding sequence GTGAATAGCGAAGGCTCGCTGCCGGATGGATGGGCCGAAACTACGGTAGGGCAGGTCATCGAGCTCAATCCGAAAAATGAGGAGGCAGACGACACACGTTCAGGGTTCATTTCCATGAGTAATTTGGGTACTCGATTCCACGACGTCCCTCAATTTGAGGAACGTCCTTGGGGCGACGTGAAGAAGGGCTACACGCATTTCAAAAGCGGTGATGTTCTTCTGGCGAAAATAACCCCCTGCTTCGAGAATGGAAAATCAGGAATTCCTGCTGATCTACCCAATGGGATTGGTGCTGGAAGCACGGAATTCTTTGTGTGCAGACCGCATGCCATGACTATTCATCCACAGTTGCTCCTCGCGTTCTTTCAGACGGAAAGATTTTTGCGTGACGGCGAAGTCAATATGTCTGGCTCTGTCGGTCATAAGCGCGTTCCAAAAGACTTTCTGATTGAGCAACGACTCCCTCTCCCCCCCCTCCCCGAGCAAATCCGCATTGCCGACAAGCTCGACACCCTCCTCGCTCGTGTGGAGGCAGGCCGTGAGCGGCTGGAGCGCGTGCCGAAGCTGGTCAAGCAGTTTAGGCAAGCGGTGCTGAGTGCAGCGGTGAGTGGGGAGTTGACGCGGGAATGGCGAGGGGGTGCGGATCACAAATGGGTTACAGGGCCGATCGGCTCATTTGGCGCTGCCATTCTAGGTCGGCAGCGTTCCCCGAAATATCATGAGGGCGCAAATATGCGACCTTATCTAAGGGTCCAGAACGTCTTCGAAGACTTTATTGACATCAATGATGTAATGGAGATGGTTTTCGACGATAAGGACTTTAGGACATACAAGCTCGAGCACGGCGACATTCTCTTGAACGAAGGGCAAAGCCCTCATCTTCTAGGTCGGCCTGCCATGTTCCGCAACGAAGTTAAGGACGCCTGCTTTACGAACACTCTCATCCGTTTCCGTTCAGGACCCAACATTACTCCGCAATTCGCTCTTTACACGTTCAGGCATTACATGCACAGTGGTGTCTTCCGTGGGGAGGGAGCGATCACAACTAATATCGCCCATCTTGGCCTTGGAAGATTCACCTCGCTTCAGATGTCAGTTCCTCCCCTCGATGAACAGGCCGAAATCGTCCACCGTGTCGAAGCCCTCTTCGCCATCGCTGACCGTCTCGAAGCCCGGTATCAAGCGGCTCTCACTTCCTTCGACCGCCTGACGCCAGCGCTGCTGGCCAAGGCGTTCCGGGGTGAGCTGGTGCCACAGGACCCGAGTGACGAGCCTGCCTCGGTTTTGCTGGAGCGCATCCAGACGCAACGAGCACAAGAGGGCACAGGCGTAAAGAAGGGACGGAAACCGAAAGCGACTGCCCCTACCGAGGGCGATTCGCCGAAGCGTCGTGGGCGTCCACCCAAAGCAGAAGCAGAGGGCGTGGACGCCAGTGAGCCCAAGCGCCGGGGCCGTCCCCCGAAAGCGCGTGCGGACGGCGCCAGTGTGCCTCAGGCGAGCAGCATGGAGGACGCCATTCGTCTCCTGCAGGAGCGCGGGCAGCAGCGGGCAGAAGGCACCCGACAGGTGAGCCTGTTTAGTGAGGAAGTCACGTCCTAA
- a CDS encoding class I SAM-dependent DNA methyltransferase, whose amino-acid sequence MTREATSWPPRLPPAWSGTPKDPMTKTIDIVQKLWNLCNDLRDDGVTYHQYVTELTYLLFLKMAKETATEDQLPEGYRWDDLLKLSAPDLFEHYRRTLLELGTKGAPLVRQIYADANSFIRKPVTIKKLVADIDALDWYSAREEGLGDLYEGLLAKNANEKKSGAGQYFTPRPLIDSIVAVMKPTSDDRIQDPAAGTGGFLIAAHHYIREHEDEFTWDDARRERYYQDAYHGMELVPDTQRLALMNLMLHGLANDPEKSGIHLGDTLSDDYKKLGKATLILSNPPFGTKKGGGVPTRDDLTFETSNKQFSFLQHIYNALETNGRAAVILPDNVLFESGIGKAIRANLMDKCRLHTLLRLPTGIFYAQGVKTNVLFLTRGAGEKGNTQEVWVYDMRANMPQFGKRTPFTREYFREFEAAFGEDPRGGAEALAARVDTGMEGRFRRFTREQIAERGDSLDISWLKDDSADTGELPEPAQLAEEALTELKGAMEELRAILLELGESDETLEEAGVLV is encoded by the coding sequence ATGACCCGCGAAGCCACCTCCTGGCCCCCGCGCCTCCCGCCCGCCTGGAGCGGCACCCCCAAGGACCCCATGACCAAGACCATCGATATTGTCCAGAAACTCTGGAACCTCTGTAACGACTTGCGCGACGACGGCGTGACCTACCACCAGTACGTCACGGAACTCACCTACCTGCTGTTCCTGAAGATGGCGAAGGAAACCGCCACGGAAGACCAGCTGCCCGAAGGGTACCGGTGGGATGACCTGCTGAAGCTGAGTGCCCCGGACCTGTTCGAGCATTACCGCCGCACGCTGCTGGAGCTTGGCACGAAGGGCGCGCCGCTCGTGCGGCAGATCTACGCGGACGCGAACAGCTTCATCCGCAAGCCGGTGACCATCAAGAAGCTGGTGGCGGACATTGACGCGCTGGACTGGTACAGCGCCCGCGAGGAAGGCCTGGGTGACCTGTACGAAGGCCTGCTGGCGAAGAACGCGAACGAGAAGAAGAGCGGCGCCGGGCAGTACTTCACGCCCCGGCCCTTGATTGATTCCATCGTCGCGGTGATGAAGCCGACGAGTGACGACCGCATTCAGGACCCGGCGGCTGGTACGGGCGGCTTCCTGATCGCGGCGCACCACTACATCCGCGAGCATGAGGACGAGTTCACCTGGGATGACGCGCGGCGTGAGCGCTACTACCAGGATGCCTACCACGGCATGGAGCTGGTGCCGGACACGCAGCGCCTCGCCCTGATGAACCTGATGCTGCACGGCCTGGCGAACGACCCGGAGAAAAGCGGCATTCACCTGGGCGACACACTGAGTGACGACTATAAAAAGCTGGGCAAGGCGACCTTGATCCTGAGCAACCCGCCTTTCGGCACGAAGAAGGGCGGTGGCGTGCCCACCCGGGATGACCTGACCTTTGAGACGAGCAACAAGCAGTTCTCGTTCCTGCAGCACATCTACAACGCCCTGGAGACGAATGGGCGCGCGGCGGTGATCCTGCCGGACAACGTGCTGTTTGAGAGTGGGATTGGTAAGGCGATCCGGGCGAACCTGATGGATAAGTGTCGCCTGCACACGCTCCTGCGCCTGCCGACCGGGATCTTCTACGCGCAGGGCGTGAAGACGAACGTGCTGTTCCTGACGCGCGGGGCAGGGGAGAAGGGGAACACGCAGGAAGTATGGGTGTACGACATGCGGGCGAACATGCCGCAGTTCGGGAAGCGCACGCCGTTTACGCGGGAATATTTCCGCGAGTTTGAGGCGGCCTTTGGGGAGGACCCCCGGGGTGGCGCCGAGGCCCTGGCCGCCCGCGTGGATACCGGTATGGAAGGCCGTTTCCGCCGCTTCACCCGGGAACAGATTGCCGAGCGCGGAGACAGCCTCGATATCTCCTGGCTGAAGGACGACAGCGCGGACACTGGGGAGCTGCCAGAACCTGCCCAGCTGGCGGAAGAGGCGCTGACGGAACTGAAAGGCGCGATGGAAGAACTGCGGGCCATTCTGCTGGAGCTGGGCGAGAGCGACGAGACGCTGGAAGAGGCCGGGGTGCTGGTGTGA
- a CDS encoding tetratricopeptide repeat protein, with protein MNALDMDRERRLGRLEAHFQQGQYGQVISDLAGYRDLTPDEQRLLGISALRLGQFGRAEPALLRAHLAGHVEAKVEYGNLLRATGRLEEACRHFETVAPLAEGELALRLQRWWGVAEFQSGAARPGLARVEAALHGYLQQGDTVGGAKVAVSLARMLANAGQIARALALYQSVLPDLPAQPNPLPRMTALQGWLDLLVAGGETPLVDEALQEANALMETTPSMRAKAHLMSSVALLHARRGEWRRYGALLAEMATMEDALRDAELSVWLAPRLAEWCARQGRFAEAYAALYAGAPPPGQALPPALMLARGILRNREKQHALAVTDLHSAVDTFVQAGQAVQAARAKLHHAHALYGVGADTYLPTLLAAVEDVYRLQLLPSFATDLEDVAEMVEAARLEPSVGAALDSLRHRMSSLRGLPLTALAGQQPQLCVHTLGMPKVTVDDEVLPLSVGAVGLLTCLILKPMQTRRDLQLALYPEKFPEAAASLVKAHLRELRTVLGAPAITSQGSYHAQQYFLVHHYTVKLDLLELKDAVTTRNLARTLSLYKGEFLAAFENSDWALGHRTAALSSVTVLVKQLGHEATLTSQFDRAIRIYTRLLETAPDLLDIHDLRVAAARHTGDSTLVRAFENERNHWM; from the coding sequence ATGAACGCATTGGACATGGATCGGGAACGCCGTCTGGGCCGACTTGAAGCCCATTTTCAGCAGGGCCAGTACGGGCAGGTCATATCCGACCTGGCCGGCTACCGCGACCTCACACCAGATGAACAGCGCCTCCTCGGGATCAGCGCCCTTCGGCTGGGGCAGTTTGGCCGGGCGGAGCCGGCCCTGCTCCGGGCGCACCTGGCCGGGCACGTGGAAGCGAAGGTCGAGTACGGCAACCTGCTGCGCGCCACTGGCCGCCTGGAGGAGGCCTGCCGACACTTTGAAACCGTGGCGCCGCTGGCCGAGGGGGAGTTGGCGCTGCGGCTGCAACGGTGGTGGGGGGTGGCCGAATTCCAAAGCGGTGCCGCGCGTCCAGGTCTCGCCCGCGTAGAAGCGGCGCTGCACGGGTACTTGCAACAGGGGGACACGGTTGGGGGTGCCAAAGTCGCCGTGTCCCTGGCGCGGATGCTGGCCAATGCAGGCCAGATCGCGCGGGCGCTGGCGCTCTATCAATCCGTCCTACCGGACCTCCCCGCCCAGCCGAATCCGCTCCCGCGCATGACCGCGCTGCAAGGGTGGTTGGACCTGCTGGTGGCAGGGGGCGAGACCCCACTGGTGGACGAAGCCCTGCAGGAAGCGAACGCCTTGATGGAGACCACGCCGTCCATGCGGGCGAAAGCGCACCTGATGAGCAGCGTGGCCCTGCTGCACGCCCGGCGGGGTGAGTGGCGACGGTACGGCGCGCTGCTGGCCGAGATGGCCACCATGGAGGACGCCCTAAGAGACGCGGAGCTGAGCGTGTGGCTGGCCCCCCGCCTCGCCGAATGGTGTGCCCGGCAGGGCCGATTTGCAGAGGCGTACGCCGCGCTTTACGCGGGCGCGCCGCCCCCAGGGCAGGCGCTACCGCCCGCCCTTATGCTGGCGCGCGGCATCTTGAGAAACCGGGAAAAGCAGCACGCGCTGGCCGTCACGGACCTGCACTCCGCCGTCGACACATTCGTCCAGGCAGGGCAAGCGGTGCAGGCAGCGCGGGCCAAGCTGCATCACGCGCATGCCCTGTATGGAGTAGGGGCAGACACGTACCTCCCTACACTGCTGGCTGCGGTTGAAGACGTCTATCGCTTGCAGCTCCTGCCGTCCTTTGCCACGGATCTCGAGGATGTAGCTGAGATGGTGGAAGCCGCGCGCCTGGAGCCGAGCGTGGGCGCCGCTCTGGACAGCTTGCGCCACCGGATGTCCAGTCTCCGGGGCCTGCCCCTCACGGCCTTGGCGGGTCAACAGCCCCAGCTGTGCGTCCACACCTTGGGGATGCCCAAGGTCACCGTGGATGATGAGGTGCTGCCCTTGAGTGTGGGAGCGGTCGGCCTGCTGACCTGCCTGATTTTGAAACCGATGCAAACGCGGCGGGACCTGCAGCTTGCGCTCTATCCAGAAAAGTTTCCTGAAGCGGCAGCCAGCCTGGTCAAAGCGCACCTGCGCGAACTGCGCACCGTGTTGGGGGCGCCTGCCATTACCTCGCAGGGTTCCTACCACGCCCAGCAGTACTTTCTCGTCCACCACTACACCGTAAAACTGGACCTTCTGGAGCTGAAGGATGCGGTCACGACCAGGAATTTGGCCCGCACCCTGAGTTTGTACAAAGGGGAGTTTCTCGCTGCGTTTGAGAACAGTGACTGGGCCCTGGGACACCGAACGGCGGCCTTGTCCAGCGTGACCGTGCTGGTCAAGCAGCTGGGCCACGAGGCTACATTGACCAGTCAATTTGACCGGGCGATCAGGATATACACCCGGCTGCTGGAGACGGCGCCGGATCTTCTGGACATCCATGACCTCAGGGTTGCGGCGGCTCGCCACACAGGGGACTCCACGCTGGTCCGAGCCTTCGAGAACGAGAGAAACCATTGGATGTGA